A portion of the Chitinivorax sp. B genome contains these proteins:
- a CDS encoding PPC domain-containing protein — protein sequence PTPTPTPTPTPTPTPTPTPTPNDVLTNGVAVLGLSAPSNVEKRYTIDVPTGARFLAIRTGSGTGDMDLYVKAASAPTKGRNGTSDAKSTGETNSEYVLINSPKPGKYHVLLHAYDQADGVSAIAVVR from the coding sequence CGCCAACGCCAACGCCAACGCCAACGCCAACGCCAACGCCAACGCCAACGCCAACGCCAACGCCAAATGATGTGTTGACAAATGGGGTGGCAGTATTGGGTCTGAGTGCGCCAAGTAATGTAGAAAAGCGTTACACCATTGATGTACCTACAGGTGCGCGTTTCCTTGCAATCCGTACGGGAAGTGGAACGGGAGATATGGATCTGTATGTCAAGGCTGCGAGTGCGCCAACTAAAGGACGAAATGGTACAAGTGATGCCAAGTCAACCGGTGAAACGAATTCGGAGTATGTTTTGATCAACAGCCCTAAACCCGGTAAATATCATGTATTGCTGCATGCATATGATCAAGCAGATGGTGTATCGGCTATTGCGGTCGTACGTTAA